The following proteins are co-located in the Candidatus Eisenbacteria bacterium genome:
- a CDS encoding archaemetzincin family Zn-dependent metalloprotease: protein MPGRIRVLSAGGAGVPRLEGVARTVGAALGLPVSVERVQLDLAAAWDRSRGQHNSTALLAQVLDLDGAAGERRIAVVDVDLFIPVLTFVFGEAQLAGPAAVVSTVRLANPFYGLPRDDALLESRLAKEVLHELGHTLGLTHCRQFECVMRSSTYVEEIDLKRAAMCPACARTLAASPTSPT from the coding sequence GTGCCCGGGAGGATCCGCGTCCTCAGCGCCGGCGGCGCGGGTGTGCCGCGGCTGGAGGGGGTGGCGCGCACGGTGGGCGCCGCGCTGGGCCTGCCCGTGTCGGTGGAACGGGTGCAGCTGGACCTGGCCGCGGCGTGGGACCGCTCGCGCGGTCAGCACAACTCCACCGCACTCCTGGCGCAGGTGCTGGACCTGGACGGCGCGGCGGGGGAGCGGCGCATCGCGGTGGTGGACGTGGACCTGTTCATCCCCGTGCTCACCTTCGTCTTCGGCGAGGCGCAGCTGGCCGGTCCCGCGGCGGTGGTCTCCACGGTGCGCCTCGCGAACCCCTTCTACGGCCTGCCCCGCGACGACGCGCTGCTGGAGTCGCGCCTGGCCAAGGAAGTGCTCCACGAGCTGGGCCACACCCTGGGGCTCACCCACTGCCGGCAGTTCGAGTGCGTGATGCGCTCGTCCACCTACGTGGAGGAGATCGACCTCAAGCGCGCCGCGATGTGCCCGGCGTGCGCGCGGACCCTTGCGGCCAGCCCTACCAGCCCCACCTGA
- a CDS encoding protein kinase produces MAAPGTRFGSYTILGPLGSGGMGEVYLASDSRLNREVALKFLPDELSHDPDQLARFQREALALASLNHPNIAIIHGLEETPGGDRYLVLERVEGETLAARLGRGRLPLEETLSVCGQLAEALDAAHERGVIHRDLKPGNLMVTPRGRVKVLDFGLARRGGEAAPGNAGREGADAEDPGEAGLVMGTPGYMSPEQAVALPHDHRTDLFSFGCILYECLSGRRAFPGGHALEITAALLNEDPDWGALPAELPGPLDELLRACLRKDPGGRPASATAVCAALAAAASAPAPGAPAPTAIPHNLPPALTSFVGREAVAAECLRLVGQARLLTLTGAGGCGKTRLGLHLAGRLLPEHPHGAWFVDLAPLSDPERVPGAVAAALGVREEPGRTPLEALVEHFRARRTLLALDNCEHLLAACVSLTGALLAACPGLRVLATSREALGMPGEQVYAVPTLAVPGPGAVRDASGAAAFESVRLFVERAALVRPDFVLDDAGAPAVAEICRRLDGIPLALELAAARVKMLTVEQIRARLDDRFRLLTGGSRSALPRHQTLRATIQWSYDQLVDEEQHLLRALSVFHGGWSLETAARVLPGAADEFEVLDRITRLVDKSLVVVERSRAEDARYRFLETVRQYAQEKLGESGEGEAVRARHLECFLALAAMAEPYLRGHDQAQWLRRLELEHENLLAALDWCPHSADGAEQALRLSGSLWRFWYAHGHFRLGRRLLAGALQGTTAASPARAAALRGAGAMAYVQGDTQSARPVYQELLEVCRGLGDRLGVARALNGLGLVAQGADDAATAGARYEESLAAYREVGDQAGMSVALGNLGNLALQQRDFEAARGHFEEGLALCRRLDNREGMAAAVLNLAMAFTRLGNTGQARASLGEGLGLVVELGQKRFGAYALECAAGLAALRGEPARALRWCAAAQALREQIGSPLPPVEQRELDQLVERLRALPGFCDPDEAWAAGAALSFAAALDDVLAWVAAGPPG; encoded by the coding sequence TTGGCAGCCCCCGGCACCCGCTTCGGTTCCTACACGATTCTCGGCCCGCTCGGTTCGGGTGGCATGGGCGAAGTGTACCTGGCGTCCGACTCGCGGCTGAACCGCGAGGTGGCCCTCAAGTTCCTGCCCGACGAGCTCTCGCACGATCCCGACCAGCTGGCCCGGTTCCAGCGCGAGGCGCTGGCGCTGGCCTCGCTCAACCACCCCAACATCGCGATCATCCACGGGCTGGAGGAAACCCCCGGCGGGGACCGCTACCTGGTGCTGGAGCGCGTGGAGGGCGAGACCCTCGCGGCGCGCCTGGGACGCGGGCGCCTGCCCCTCGAGGAGACGCTGTCCGTCTGCGGCCAGCTGGCCGAGGCGCTCGATGCAGCCCACGAGCGCGGCGTGATCCACCGCGACCTCAAGCCCGGCAACCTGATGGTCACCCCGCGCGGGCGGGTCAAGGTGCTGGATTTCGGCCTGGCCCGGCGGGGAGGCGAAGCGGCGCCGGGGAACGCGGGCCGGGAAGGCGCCGACGCGGAGGATCCGGGCGAGGCCGGCCTGGTGATGGGCACGCCCGGCTACATGAGCCCGGAGCAGGCGGTGGCCCTGCCCCACGATCACCGCACCGACTTGTTCTCGTTCGGGTGCATCCTGTACGAGTGCCTCTCGGGACGCCGGGCTTTCCCGGGTGGGCACGCACTGGAGATCACCGCGGCGCTGCTCAACGAGGACCCCGACTGGGGCGCGCTGCCGGCGGAACTCCCCGGCCCGCTCGACGAGCTGCTGCGCGCGTGCCTGCGCAAGGATCCCGGCGGGCGTCCCGCCAGCGCCACGGCGGTGTGCGCCGCGCTCGCCGCCGCAGCCTCCGCTCCCGCTCCCGGCGCCCCCGCGCCCACCGCCATCCCCCACAACCTGCCACCGGCGCTCACCAGCTTCGTGGGCCGCGAGGCGGTGGCGGCGGAGTGCCTGCGCCTGGTGGGACAGGCGCGCCTGCTCACGCTCACCGGCGCGGGCGGCTGCGGCAAGACGCGCCTGGGGCTGCACCTGGCCGGGCGACTGCTCCCGGAGCACCCCCACGGCGCATGGTTCGTGGACCTGGCGCCACTTTCGGACCCGGAGCGCGTCCCCGGTGCGGTGGCCGCGGCGCTGGGCGTGCGCGAGGAGCCCGGCCGCACGCCGCTGGAAGCGCTCGTGGAGCACTTCCGCGCCCGCCGCACGCTGCTGGCGCTGGACAACTGCGAGCACCTGCTGGCCGCCTGCGTCTCGCTCACCGGCGCGCTGCTGGCGGCCTGCCCCGGGTTGCGCGTGCTGGCCACCAGCCGCGAGGCCCTGGGCATGCCGGGCGAGCAGGTGTACGCGGTGCCCACGCTCGCCGTGCCCGGCCCGGGCGCGGTGCGCGACGCATCGGGCGCGGCGGCGTTCGAGTCGGTGCGGCTGTTCGTGGAGCGGGCCGCGCTGGTGCGCCCCGACTTCGTGCTCGACGACGCCGGCGCGCCCGCCGTGGCCGAGATCTGCCGCCGGCTCGACGGGATCCCGCTGGCGCTGGAGCTGGCCGCGGCGCGGGTGAAGATGCTCACCGTGGAACAGATCCGCGCGCGCCTCGACGACCGCTTCCGGCTGCTCACCGGCGGCAGCCGCTCCGCGCTGCCGCGCCACCAGACGCTGCGCGCCACGATCCAGTGGAGCTACGACCAGCTGGTGGACGAGGAACAGCACCTCCTGCGCGCGCTCTCGGTGTTCCACGGCGGCTGGAGCCTGGAGACCGCCGCGCGGGTGCTCCCTGGAGCCGCGGACGAGTTCGAGGTCCTGGACCGGATCACCCGCCTGGTGGACAAGTCCCTGGTGGTGGTGGAGCGCTCCCGCGCCGAGGACGCCCGCTACCGCTTCCTCGAAACGGTCCGTCAGTACGCCCAGGAGAAGCTGGGCGAATCCGGCGAGGGCGAGGCGGTGCGCGCCCGCCACCTGGAGTGCTTCCTGGCGCTCGCCGCCATGGCGGAGCCATACCTGCGCGGACACGACCAGGCGCAGTGGCTGCGGCGGCTGGAGCTGGAGCACGAGAACCTGCTCGCGGCGCTCGACTGGTGCCCGCACTCCGCGGACGGTGCGGAACAGGCGCTGCGGCTCTCCGGCTCGCTGTGGCGGTTCTGGTACGCCCACGGCCACTTCCGGCTCGGCCGGCGGCTGCTGGCCGGGGCGCTGCAGGGCACGACCGCGGCCAGCCCCGCGCGGGCCGCGGCGCTGCGCGGCGCGGGGGCCATGGCCTACGTGCAGGGCGACACCCAGTCCGCCCGTCCGGTGTACCAGGAGCTGCTCGAAGTGTGCCGCGGGCTGGGGGACCGGCTGGGAGTGGCGCGCGCGCTGAACGGCCTGGGGCTGGTGGCTCAGGGCGCCGATGACGCCGCCACCGCGGGCGCCCGCTACGAGGAGAGCCTGGCGGCCTACCGCGAGGTGGGAGACCAGGCCGGGATGTCGGTGGCGCTGGGAAACCTCGGCAACCTCGCGCTGCAGCAACGCGACTTCGAAGCCGCCCGGGGCCACTTCGAGGAGGGGCTCGCCCTCTGCCGCCGGCTCGACAACCGCGAAGGCATGGCCGCCGCCGTCCTCAACCTCGCCATGGCGTTCACGCGCCTCGGGAACACCGGGCAGGCGCGCGCCAGCCTGGGCGAGGGCCTGGGGCTGGTGGTGGAGCTGGGCCAGAAGCGGTTCGGGGCCTATGCCCTGGAGTGCGCCGCCGGGCTGGCGGCGCTGCGCGGCGAGCCCGCGCGGGCGCTGCGCTGGTGCGCGGCCGCGCAGGCGCTCCGCGAGCAGATCGGCTCGCCGCTCCCCCCGGTGGAGCAGCGCGAGCTGGACCAGCTCGTGGAGCGCCTGCGCGCGCTACCGGGCTTCTGCGACCCGGACGAAGCATGGGCCGCCGGCGCGGCGCTCTCCTTCGCGGCCGCGCTCGACGACGTGCTGGCGTGGGTGGCCGCCGGCCCCCCGGGCTAG
- a CDS encoding OPT/YSL family transporter, which translates to MTVLDPKAAAPSFEQLEREWYENVYKGVGDTGPQLTVRAIVMGSILGCVMSLTNIYVGLKTGWGLGVAITACILSFSIWKAMRGMRLVRSDFSILENNCMQATATAAGVSVGGTMISAIAAMMMITGKVMDFWVLFGWNVLLAVIGVAMAVPMKRQLINREQLRFPSGTAAAETLRSLYAHGGDGVQKARALAVAGLLGGSVAWLRDATFRFMPWNMPGSLPFGSLAANGIPWSTLTMKWDMGLIMIGAGALMSFKVGWSLLLGAVINYLVLVPMMIQQGVIVASNPANGFAFRDITRWSLWIGASMMVVSSFVPLAFQAKSILRSLSSIRGIRGGGGGSQDPLASVEVPQTWFWAFFLTAMVGVVAMQKIFWDISIPMGVLSVLLTFVLSVVACRATGETDTTPVGPLGKVTQLTYGILAPSSMTTNIMTASATANASGCAADLLTNLKCGYLLGANSRKQFLAQMLGILPGAIVVGLAWNVLVPDASVLGGDKFPAPSAMVWKSVAELMSHGVRSLHPTARMGALLGALVGLILPLLDRYLPERYRKFVPSPMGLGLAFVVQGFNCISMFVGASLALLFGKLHEKLADTYVVPVASGLIAGESIMAIVITVMQLDFFHLT; encoded by the coding sequence ATGACGGTTCTGGATCCCAAGGCTGCCGCCCCTTCGTTCGAGCAACTCGAACGGGAGTGGTACGAAAACGTCTACAAGGGCGTGGGCGACACCGGTCCGCAGCTCACGGTGCGCGCCATCGTGATGGGCTCGATCCTGGGCTGCGTCATGTCGCTCACCAACATCTACGTGGGGCTCAAGACCGGCTGGGGGCTCGGGGTGGCGATCACCGCCTGCATCCTGTCGTTCTCCATCTGGAAGGCGATGCGCGGCATGCGCCTGGTGCGCAGCGACTTCAGCATCCTCGAGAACAACTGCATGCAGGCCACCGCCACCGCCGCGGGCGTCTCGGTGGGCGGGACCATGATCTCGGCCATCGCGGCCATGATGATGATCACCGGCAAGGTGATGGACTTCTGGGTGCTGTTCGGCTGGAACGTGCTGCTGGCGGTGATCGGCGTGGCCATGGCGGTGCCGATGAAGCGCCAGCTGATCAATCGCGAGCAGCTGCGCTTCCCGAGCGGCACGGCCGCGGCCGAGACGCTGCGCAGCCTTTACGCCCACGGCGGCGACGGCGTGCAGAAGGCGCGCGCGCTGGCCGTGGCGGGGCTCCTCGGTGGCAGCGTGGCCTGGTTGCGCGACGCCACCTTCCGCTTCATGCCCTGGAACATGCCGGGCTCGCTGCCCTTCGGCAGCCTGGCGGCGAACGGCATCCCGTGGAGCACGCTCACCATGAAGTGGGACATGGGGCTGATCATGATCGGCGCGGGCGCTCTGATGAGCTTCAAGGTGGGCTGGAGCCTGCTACTGGGTGCGGTGATCAACTACCTGGTGCTGGTGCCCATGATGATCCAGCAGGGCGTGATCGTGGCCAGCAACCCGGCCAACGGATTCGCGTTCCGCGACATCACCCGCTGGAGCCTGTGGATCGGCGCCTCGATGATGGTGGTCTCAAGCTTCGTACCGCTCGCGTTCCAGGCCAAGAGCATCCTGCGCTCCCTCTCCTCCATCCGCGGCATCCGCGGCGGCGGCGGCGGGTCGCAGGATCCCCTGGCCTCGGTGGAAGTGCCGCAGACGTGGTTCTGGGCGTTCTTCCTCACGGCCATGGTGGGCGTGGTGGCCATGCAGAAGATCTTCTGGGACATCTCGATCCCCATGGGTGTCCTCTCGGTGCTGCTGACGTTTGTCCTTTCGGTGGTCGCCTGCCGCGCCACCGGCGAAACCGACACCACTCCCGTGGGCCCGCTGGGCAAGGTGACGCAGCTCACGTACGGCATCCTGGCCCCCTCCAGCATGACCACCAACATCATGACCGCCTCGGCCACCGCCAACGCCTCCGGCTGCGCCGCCGACCTGCTCACCAACCTCAAGTGCGGCTACCTGCTGGGTGCGAATTCGCGCAAGCAGTTCCTGGCCCAGATGCTGGGCATCCTGCCGGGCGCCATCGTGGTGGGCCTGGCCTGGAACGTCCTGGTGCCCGACGCCAGCGTGCTCGGCGGCGACAAGTTCCCCGCGCCCTCCGCCATGGTGTGGAAGAGCGTGGCGGAGCTGATGAGCCATGGCGTGCGCTCGCTGCACCCCACGGCGCGCATGGGCGCGCTGCTGGGCGCGCTGGTGGGGCTGATCCTGCCGCTGCTGGACCGCTACCTGCCCGAGCGCTACCGCAAGTTCGTGCCCTCGCCCATGGGGCTGGGGCTGGCGTTCGTGGTGCAGGGGTTCAACTGCATCTCGATGTTCGTCGGCGCCTCGCTGGCGCTGCTGTTCGGGAAGCTCCACGAGAAGCTGGCCGACACCTACGTGGTGCCGGTGGCCTCCGGCCTGATCGCGGGCGAGAGCATCATGGCGATCGTGATCACCGTGATGCAGCTCGACTTCTTCCACCTGACCTGA
- a CDS encoding HAMP domain-containing protein, with amino-acid sequence MRFSQTLSFRLFVGLLLLLLSTFCLYSYVTVRIFTSRMQAQVYQSAYRVSDLIKSSTYYSMLLNRKQDVYQIITTIGREPGVEGIRIYNKRGVITFSTDKKEEGTMVDLHAEACFVCHERQKPLQALPIPNRMRVYQGAGGYRLVGLINPIRNEEGCAGPACHAQPRERTVLGVLDVRMSLQQVDQSIAEVQRRTVLNAVLILLGTALLAGLYVLLTIRRPVSRLMRGTRQISAGNLDYQIPVTGSDELGQLAGAFNEMTTSLKRARQENEEWASTLEDRVREKTEQLQRIHGQIAQIEKMASLGKLAASVAHELNNPLAGILAYAKLVARRLRTGPLSPEKTQETLEDLALIARETERCGNIVKNLLLFSRKQTSEVGVVRARDVVDKSVKLIAHHLEISKVEPQVSFRPEDASFIGDENQLQQALVAIMVNAVEAMPEGGTLRVEVSQERHDADVRIRISDTGVGIRQDDLPHIFEPFFSTKKEGKGTGLGLSIAYGIVERHGGDIEVESSPRNGTTFTLRLPHSGMGGTTT; translated from the coding sequence ATGCGGTTTTCGCAGACACTGAGCTTCAGGCTCTTCGTCGGCCTCCTGCTGCTCCTGCTCTCCACCTTCTGCCTCTACTCCTACGTCACCGTCCGCATATTCACCAGCCGCATGCAGGCCCAGGTCTACCAGTCGGCCTACCGCGTCAGCGACCTGATCAAGTCCTCCACGTACTACAGCATGCTCCTCAACCGCAAGCAGGACGTGTACCAGATCATCACCACCATCGGGCGCGAGCCGGGGGTGGAGGGGATCCGGATCTACAACAAGCGCGGCGTGATCACCTTCTCCACCGACAAGAAGGAGGAGGGGACCATGGTGGACCTCCACGCGGAGGCGTGTTTCGTGTGCCACGAGCGCCAGAAGCCGCTGCAGGCGCTGCCCATCCCCAACCGCATGCGGGTGTACCAGGGCGCGGGGGGCTATCGCCTGGTGGGGTTGATCAACCCCATCCGCAACGAGGAGGGCTGCGCGGGCCCGGCGTGCCATGCACAGCCGCGGGAGCGCACGGTGCTGGGGGTGCTGGACGTGCGCATGTCGCTCCAGCAGGTGGATCAGTCCATTGCCGAGGTGCAGCGCCGCACGGTGCTGAACGCGGTGCTGATCCTGCTGGGAACGGCGCTGCTGGCGGGGCTGTACGTGCTGCTCACCATCCGCCGCCCGGTGAGCCGGCTGATGCGCGGCACGCGGCAGATCTCCGCGGGCAACCTCGACTACCAGATCCCGGTCACCGGCAGCGACGAACTGGGACAGCTGGCCGGCGCGTTCAACGAGATGACCACCTCGCTCAAGCGGGCGCGCCAGGAAAACGAGGAGTGGGCGAGCACGCTGGAGGACCGGGTGCGCGAGAAGACCGAGCAGCTGCAGCGCATCCACGGGCAGATCGCGCAGATCGAGAAGATGGCCTCGCTGGGCAAGCTGGCGGCCAGCGTGGCGCACGAGCTGAACAACCCGCTGGCGGGCATCCTGGCCTACGCCAAGCTGGTGGCGCGGCGGCTGCGCACCGGGCCGCTCTCGCCGGAGAAGACGCAGGAGACGCTGGAGGACCTCGCGCTGATCGCACGTGAGACCGAGCGCTGCGGCAACATCGTGAAGAACCTGCTGCTGTTCTCGCGCAAGCAGACCAGCGAGGTGGGCGTGGTGCGGGCCAGGGACGTGGTGGACAAGTCGGTGAAGCTGATCGCGCACCATCTGGAGATCTCGAAGGTCGAGCCGCAGGTGAGCTTCCGGCCCGAGGACGCCTCGTTCATCGGCGATGAGAACCAGTTGCAGCAGGCGCTGGTTGCGATCATGGTGAACGCCGTGGAGGCCATGCCCGAGGGCGGCACGCTGCGCGTCGAAGTGAGCCAGGAGCGCCACGACGCCGACGTGCGGATCCGGATCTCGGACACCGGCGTGGGCATCCGCCAGGACGACCTGCCGCACATCTTCGAGCCGTTCTTCAGCACCAAGAAGGAAGGCAAGGGCACCGGGTTGGGCCTCTCCATCGCGTACGGCATCGTGGAGCGGCACGGAGGGGACATCGAGGTGGAGTCGAGCCCGCGGAACGGGACCACGTTCACGCTCCGGCTGCCCCACTCGGGAATGGGGGGAACGACCACATGA
- a CDS encoding sigma-54-dependent Fis family transcriptional regulator, with the protein MTSRGSILVVDDEKIVRDALTKWFLEDGFTVESAEDGAAALRKLQERRWDLILLDIKMPGMDGMEVQQRVSEVDPGATIVFITAHATVDTAVQALKAGAFDYVTKPVDPDHLSHIVQNVMKQRALASENLQLKERISEFSQADEMVGEAGPMQKVFEMVKTVASTDTTVMIRGESGTGKELIARAIHCNSERRYFPIVTVNCGAMAEGLLESELFGHERGAFTGAQYRRKGKLELADGGTLFQDEVSNIDLKAQMDLLRVLETKQFTRVGGTNLVKVDFRVICATNRDLERGVADGNFREDLYYRLNVFSIYLPPLRERKSDIPALARHFVDKYARAMGRPGLAIAAEAMDALVRYDWPGNVRELENAVERAMVVGRPPAIRPEDLPFQVLGETQHVPASGSLAAVEKAHIEAVLRENKWNISRSAEILHIDRATLYHKIEKYGLRKP; encoded by the coding sequence ATGACGAGCCGCGGATCCATCCTGGTCGTCGACGACGAGAAGATCGTCCGCGACGCCCTGACCAAGTGGTTCCTCGAGGACGGCTTCACGGTGGAGTCGGCCGAGGACGGCGCCGCCGCGCTGCGCAAACTTCAGGAGCGGCGCTGGGACCTGATCCTGCTGGACATCAAGATGCCGGGCATGGACGGCATGGAGGTGCAGCAGCGCGTCTCCGAGGTGGACCCCGGCGCCACCATCGTGTTCATCACCGCGCACGCCACCGTGGACACCGCGGTGCAGGCGCTCAAGGCCGGCGCGTTCGACTACGTGACCAAGCCGGTGGATCCCGACCATCTCTCGCACATCGTGCAGAACGTGATGAAGCAGCGGGCGCTGGCGAGCGAGAATCTCCAGCTCAAGGAGCGCATCTCGGAGTTCTCGCAGGCCGACGAGATGGTGGGCGAGGCCGGGCCGATGCAGAAGGTCTTCGAGATGGTGAAGACCGTGGCCTCCACCGACACCACGGTGATGATCCGCGGCGAAAGCGGCACCGGCAAGGAGCTGATCGCGCGCGCCATCCACTGCAACAGCGAGCGGCGGTACTTCCCGATCGTCACCGTGAACTGCGGCGCGATGGCCGAGGGACTGCTGGAGAGCGAGCTGTTCGGGCACGAGCGCGGGGCGTTCACCGGCGCGCAGTACCGGCGCAAGGGCAAGCTGGAGCTGGCCGACGGCGGCACGCTGTTCCAGGACGAGGTGTCCAACATCGACCTCAAGGCGCAGATGGACCTGCTGCGGGTGCTGGAGACCAAGCAGTTCACCCGCGTGGGCGGCACCAACCTGGTGAAGGTGGACTTCCGCGTGATCTGCGCCACCAACCGCGACCTGGAGCGCGGGGTGGCCGACGGCAATTTCCGCGAGGACCTCTACTACCGCCTGAACGTGTTCTCCATCTACCTGCCGCCGCTGCGCGAGCGCAAGTCGGACATCCCGGCGCTGGCGCGGCACTTCGTGGACAAGTACGCGCGGGCCATGGGCCGGCCGGGGCTGGCCATCGCCGCGGAGGCCATGGACGCGCTGGTGCGCTACGACTGGCCGGGCAACGTGCGCGAGCTGGAGAACGCGGTGGAGCGGGCCATGGTGGTGGGCCGCCCGCCGGCCATCCGTCCGGAGGACCTGCCTTTCCAGGTGCTCGGGGAGACCCAGCACGTGCCTGCCAGCGGCTCCTTGGCCGCGGTGGAGAAGGCGCACATCGAGGCGGTGCTCCGGGAGAACAAGTGGAACATCTCGCGCAGCGCCGAGATCCTGCACATTGATCGCGCCACGCTCTACCACAAGATCGAGAAATACGGGCTGAGGAAGCCGTAG
- a CDS encoding OPT/YSL family transporter: MSTTLPVNDETRPRTPEEIERHWFENVYCGDSMPQLTFRAVAVGMVLGMVMACSNVYVSLKSGWSMGTAITACILAYVFFSGLRVLRPNMRPYNILENNCTQSTASAAGCITSAGVANAIPALMMLDPHALPLDFQTRLLFLIPWIVTIAMMGVFLAVPSKRQMINIEQLPFPTGTAAAATLRSLHAKGSEGGEQARALILAGVVGAGITWWRDAIFKWTTYWHIPRIWGTEWIRIGKYNAQELTMAFEGSLLFIASGSLMSFRQTWSMLLGAVINYCVLAPIMLDRGIIEVASFRKISAWSLWTGVPMMVTSGLLLFFMNWKTVVRAFSTITAFFSPRGVQKDDPMDRIEVPGSWFLGGYAVLGMIVVTLGITLFHITWWMGIIAVLATFLLVVVAARATGETDVTPVGPLSKITQLTFGVIKPGDMVTNLMTANITAGACSNASDLLTDLKSGYLLGANPRRQFIAQFFGVLVGGLAVVPVYFVLIPDVSVLGTEQWPAPAALVWKGVAELLSKGLNALHPTARIGLLVGASLGIVLPLLEIAFPKAKKFIPSATGLGLAFTINGFNVISMFLGSCLALALRKGTPKFAEKYIVPGASGIIAGESLMGVGVAFLKIASDKLRWGW, translated from the coding sequence GTGTCCACAACGCTGCCCGTCAACGACGAGACCCGTCCCAGGACACCCGAGGAAATCGAGCGGCACTGGTTCGAGAACGTGTATTGCGGCGACTCCATGCCGCAGCTGACCTTCCGCGCGGTGGCCGTCGGCATGGTCCTGGGCATGGTCATGGCGTGCTCCAACGTGTACGTCTCCCTCAAGTCGGGCTGGAGCATGGGGACCGCCATCACGGCGTGCATCCTGGCCTACGTGTTCTTCAGCGGGCTCAGGGTGCTGCGGCCGAACATGCGGCCGTACAACATCCTCGAGAACAACTGCACCCAGTCCACCGCCTCGGCCGCGGGCTGTATCACCAGCGCCGGGGTCGCCAACGCCATCCCGGCGCTGATGATGCTCGACCCGCACGCGCTCCCGCTCGACTTCCAGACCCGGCTGCTGTTCCTCATCCCCTGGATCGTGACCATCGCCATGATGGGCGTGTTCCTGGCGGTGCCGTCGAAGCGGCAGATGATCAACATCGAGCAGTTGCCCTTCCCCACCGGGACCGCCGCGGCGGCCACGCTGCGCAGCCTCCACGCCAAGGGCAGCGAGGGCGGCGAGCAGGCCCGCGCGCTGATCCTCGCGGGAGTGGTGGGCGCGGGCATCACGTGGTGGCGCGACGCGATCTTCAAGTGGACCACGTACTGGCACATTCCCCGCATCTGGGGCACGGAGTGGATCCGCATCGGCAAGTACAATGCGCAGGAACTGACCATGGCCTTCGAGGGCTCGCTGCTGTTCATCGCCTCGGGCTCGCTGATGAGCTTCCGCCAGACGTGGAGCATGCTGCTGGGGGCCGTGATCAACTACTGCGTGCTGGCGCCGATCATGCTCGACCGCGGCATCATCGAGGTGGCCTCGTTCCGCAAGATCTCGGCGTGGAGCCTGTGGACCGGCGTGCCCATGATGGTCACCTCCGGGCTGCTGCTGTTCTTCATGAACTGGAAGACGGTGGTGCGGGCGTTCAGCACCATCACCGCCTTCTTCTCGCCCCGGGGCGTCCAGAAGGACGACCCCATGGACCGCATCGAGGTGCCGGGCTCGTGGTTCCTGGGCGGCTACGCCGTGCTCGGCATGATCGTGGTGACGCTGGGCATCACGCTGTTCCACATCACGTGGTGGATGGGGATCATCGCGGTGCTGGCCACGTTCCTGCTGGTCGTGGTGGCCGCGCGCGCCACCGGCGAGACCGACGTCACCCCGGTGGGCCCGCTGAGCAAGATCACGCAGCTCACCTTCGGCGTGATCAAGCCGGGCGACATGGTCACCAACCTGATGACCGCCAACATCACCGCCGGCGCGTGCAGCAACGCCAGCGACCTGCTGACCGACCTCAAGAGCGGCTACCTGCTGGGAGCCAACCCGCGCCGCCAGTTCATCGCCCAGTTCTTCGGTGTGCTCGTCGGCGGGCTGGCGGTGGTGCCGGTCTACTTCGTGCTGATCCCGGACGTCTCGGTGCTGGGGACCGAGCAGTGGCCCGCGCCGGCCGCGCTGGTGTGGAAGGGCGTGGCCGAATTGCTCTCCAAGGGGCTGAACGCGCTGCATCCGACCGCGCGCATCGGGCTGCTGGTCGGCGCGTCGCTGGGGATCGTCCTGCCGCTGCTGGAGATCGCCTTCCCCAAGGCCAAGAAGTTCATCCCCTCGGCCACCGGGCTGGGCCTGGCCTTCACCATCAACGGATTCAACGTGATCTCGATGTTCCTCGGCTCGTGCCTGGCGCTGGCGCTGCGCAAGGGGACCCCGAAGTTCGCGGAGAAGTACATCGTGCCGGGCGCTTCGGGGATCATCGCCGGGGAGAGCCTGATGGGCGTGGGCGTGGCTTTTCTGAAGATCGCTTCCGACAAGCTCAGGTGGGGCTGGTAG